From a region of the Criblamydia sequanensis CRIB-18 genome:
- a CDS encoding autotransporter assembly complex protein TamA, with the protein MIKSKINSIILSKISWLVVFCLIALFLHSIEYEVEFKGNLSSETLDLLKAASQLETLKKNPPTTLSGLKRRAEKDVGNLITALHSLALYNAHVELDYEVESKPAKVLVLIEPGEPYPLKSIEIIYTDLAEHGHPGITEDCFSEYINWDATPKLMKNIEIALLELLDESGYPFAVCSKIDATADQTEKQVAFKLYVRTNGKMLFGPVEIVGNQSVKRKYFFKKLSWRQGAIYSPCQLEKTQKSLEQSGLFCYVDFILPETAPEDGEIPIKIQVKEAKMRSIGLGLAYATQRGPGITGEWEHRNYRGMGEILNFRATFFKETHLAKLSYLIPDYFRPNENLVYQLEASKDETKGYTATYGSALLRIDTLHSCCFKTSYGVQFKHLRDTNIHEAENHQKQKHKNEEFNLGKFPLTLSYTTTDDLLDPKNGYALHIECIPSWEITGSEFVYGINILSLSAYLPLRKNRLTFAMQGVFGSIIGAAKKTIPRSELFDAGGDSLLRGYHYKTVSPLDNENDPTGGRSMMIFSSELRFKSTETFGWVLFHDFGNVYSTSFPDFRYHLLNSVGFGIRYYTAVGPIRLDIAFPLEPRKGLDSAFQLYLNIGQSF; encoded by the coding sequence ATGATTAAGTCAAAAATAAACAGCATAATTCTTTCCAAAATCAGTTGGCTGGTTGTTTTTTGTCTCATCGCTTTATTTTTGCATTCAATTGAATATGAAGTAGAATTTAAAGGCAATTTGTCTTCTGAAACACTCGATCTTCTAAAAGCGGCCTCGCAGCTTGAAACTCTTAAAAAAAACCCGCCGACTACCCTCTCGGGCCTTAAAAGACGCGCTGAAAAAGATGTCGGCAACCTTATTACCGCCCTTCATAGTTTAGCCCTTTACAACGCCCATGTCGAACTCGACTATGAGGTCGAATCAAAACCTGCAAAAGTTTTAGTTCTCATTGAACCGGGAGAACCCTACCCTCTCAAATCCATTGAAATTATCTATACGGACCTTGCAGAACATGGACACCCCGGTATCACGGAAGATTGTTTTTCAGAGTATATCAACTGGGATGCCACCCCGAAGCTTATGAAGAATATTGAAATCGCGCTTCTCGAGTTATTGGATGAGTCCGGCTATCCTTTCGCTGTCTGCTCTAAAATCGATGCCACGGCCGATCAAACTGAAAAGCAAGTGGCTTTTAAACTTTATGTTAGAACAAATGGCAAGATGCTCTTCGGGCCTGTCGAAATAGTAGGCAACCAATCGGTTAAAAGAAAATATTTTTTTAAAAAGCTATCTTGGAGGCAAGGCGCTATATACTCTCCATGCCAGCTTGAAAAGACACAAAAAAGCCTTGAGCAAAGCGGGCTATTTTGCTACGTGGATTTCATTCTGCCGGAAACTGCCCCGGAAGATGGCGAGATTCCAATTAAAATTCAAGTCAAAGAAGCAAAAATGAGAAGCATTGGACTTGGTCTTGCGTATGCCACACAAAGAGGTCCCGGTATTACAGGCGAGTGGGAGCATAGAAATTATCGAGGCATGGGCGAAATCTTAAATTTTCGAGCCACTTTTTTTAAAGAGACGCACCTTGCCAAGCTTTCCTACCTGATTCCTGATTACTTTAGGCCTAATGAAAATTTAGTTTATCAGCTTGAAGCCAGTAAAGATGAAACAAAAGGTTATACCGCAACTTACGGTAGCGCCCTTTTACGAATAGACACCCTTCACTCTTGCTGTTTTAAAACATCCTATGGAGTTCAATTTAAACACCTTAGAGATACAAACATTCATGAAGCCGAGAACCATCAGAAACAAAAGCATAAAAATGAAGAGTTTAACCTCGGCAAATTCCCTCTAACATTATCTTACACAACCACCGATGACCTCCTGGATCCAAAAAACGGGTATGCGCTTCATATCGAATGCATCCCTTCTTGGGAAATTACAGGAAGCGAATTTGTGTACGGCATCAATATTCTCTCTTTATCTGCCTATCTGCCTTTACGAAAAAATAGACTTACTTTTGCGATGCAAGGGGTGTTCGGCTCTATCATAGGCGCTGCTAAAAAGACTATTCCCCGATCAGAGCTTTTTGACGCCGGAGGCGATTCCCTTTTAAGAGGCTATCACTATAAAACGGTAAGCCCTCTTGATAACGAGAATGACCCGACAGGCGGCCGAAGCATGATGATTTTTTCATCCGAGCTTCGTTTTAAATCTACTGAAACTTTCGGCTGGGTTCTTTTTCACGATTTTGGCAATGTTTACTCAACCTCTTTTCCTGATTTTAGATACCATTTGTTGAATTCAGTCGGGTTTGGCATAAGGTATTATACAGCAGTTGGGCCTATTCGTTTAGATATCGCCTTCCCGCTGGAACCGAGGAAGGGCCTGGATAGCGCTTTTCAATTATATTTAAATATTGGACAATCCTTTTAA
- a CDS encoding translocation/assembly module TamB domain-containing protein gives MIAKIIRYLFLAVIILVFLSLGLTQLPSVKQKIAESLVSYAEEKTGFRIRFKAIDLMLPFEIKTDDLEISKGGQLLAEAKQAIIRISPYSLLKKELHLHSIFIEDLTLYKENNPALVKNEEGISLSYPSENFFSDLPDIFLFIGQVKVDRLTLKNFFNNYEAPSIDLNGSVLYDPNEELARFNFKASYTDNPKRLIDLDVTAIKQEDLLMVGFNGFKNTGEFCTLPEGFSSKINGRFLGTLDHWTEVIKNPSRTDLYSLSGYLEQSLAYCVEGLNSPIEYELSSLIELGGTSFLRLIDFNVKSLLGSAHGNASLNQGFVIDFANLQFKLNLEKIIPLSKQEHLIEKIEGIAEGDLFLQGTLSKPYIKLRLKSSNPILFSENPEWVEGFLRGNITDTGFVGSLELALSRQGKNYSSTSDLFMDQKSISLQNLSLDLPFLQGVSQVSYDYNTKFIEASLKGKSNKLEILGDLVNRKLKGSAEFEIEYKKEEDLFLQADLKSPLMEFEGVLFKEAKALLFYDETKDSKGNIKLDAEKIEIENIPLRNVDLKIVQNKEVWDTEIRGLIEDSPLTLKGQIFSDDQKDYELYVDLIEGNLKGDSFKLLEPFSLKFSKSQMLLSPLFFSFGKATLFLSADYIEGFLHTSMRVDNLPLRFLPFKDYFDQTLEGHGSGHLSLYGDKNSMKGNLELELKNVIAIEDLDKKLPPLHAKVTAEIADNAVFAKAFINGVGKNPLTFEAELPFRFKLDERFFRIRKEQPFSCRIYADGPVTPILELFFVDVTALSGYGMIDALIDGTWNNPRFSGKAELSNGTFDHYVWGTALRNVKAEFLLEGTKIKLSKLSGTDGESGTLSGNGEFILDKDLNYQVNFELNKARLIKIDEADAIGSGQLVVNGSKNKTSINGTIALEKTTLSIPKKIPEVLDAVPIHYVNQNEDESPPTPARHDNLMEAPVDFHIDLKTEKPILILHDDLYSEWRGHALIEGKGEKPVVNGELKLIQGNYRLNGKDYELSQGRIHFGGNLDKKTTLSVLASKEIEDYKVEILVKGKLLNPDIILRASPPLSRQQILSLIIFGSFSSSVASSNSEDQIVQSLSKLSQANTSGGVLTKIQKNLGIDHIEFLHNNTADGSVRLRVGKYITPNICLYLDRGINDDMNRVALEAKLRKNIRAELEAQDNGEGQVSLFWRKSY, from the coding sequence ATGATCGCTAAAATAATTAGATATCTATTCCTTGCGGTCATAATCCTGGTTTTTCTATCCCTCGGTTTGACCCAGCTGCCTTCTGTAAAACAAAAAATTGCAGAAAGCCTGGTTTCTTACGCCGAAGAAAAAACAGGTTTTCGGATCAGGTTTAAAGCTATAGATCTCATGCTGCCTTTCGAGATCAAAACCGATGATTTAGAAATTTCAAAAGGGGGTCAACTGCTTGCGGAAGCAAAACAAGCCATCATTAGAATCAGTCCCTATTCCCTTTTAAAAAAAGAACTCCATCTCCATTCTATTTTTATAGAAGACCTTACTCTATATAAAGAAAATAACCCAGCCCTCGTAAAAAATGAAGAAGGGATCTCTCTTTCTTATCCGTCGGAAAATTTCTTTTCAGATTTACCCGATATTTTTCTCTTTATAGGCCAAGTAAAAGTAGATCGGTTAACTTTAAAAAATTTTTTCAACAACTATGAAGCTCCTTCGATTGACCTTAACGGCAGCGTCCTCTACGATCCAAACGAGGAGCTAGCAAGATTTAATTTTAAAGCTTCCTATACGGACAACCCTAAAAGATTAATAGATTTGGATGTGACAGCCATTAAGCAAGAAGATTTACTTATGGTTGGGTTTAATGGCTTTAAAAATACCGGCGAATTTTGTACGCTTCCTGAAGGATTTTCCTCTAAAATAAACGGGCGGTTTCTTGGAACCCTAGATCATTGGACAGAGGTTATTAAAAACCCGAGTAGGACCGATCTTTATTCACTTTCCGGATATTTAGAACAGTCTTTAGCTTACTGCGTAGAAGGCTTAAACTCTCCTATAGAATATGAATTATCCTCATTGATTGAGCTTGGCGGAACCTCTTTTCTTCGCCTCATTGACTTTAATGTGAAGTCCCTCCTTGGAAGCGCGCATGGAAATGCCAGCTTAAATCAAGGTTTCGTGATTGATTTTGCCAACCTTCAGTTTAAGCTTAATTTAGAAAAAATTATCCCTCTTTCAAAACAAGAGCACCTCATAGAAAAGATTGAAGGCATAGCCGAAGGGGATCTTTTTTTACAGGGAACTTTGAGCAAGCCCTATATCAAACTTCGTCTTAAATCGAGTAACCCCATCTTATTTTCTGAAAATCCGGAATGGGTCGAAGGTTTTTTAAGAGGAAATATCACAGACACCGGTTTTGTTGGCTCGCTTGAGCTCGCTCTTTCAAGGCAGGGAAAAAACTACTCTTCGACAAGCGATCTTTTTATGGACCAAAAATCCATCAGTCTTCAAAACCTGTCCCTTGATCTGCCTTTCTTGCAAGGGGTAAGTCAAGTGTCCTACGACTACAACACAAAATTTATAGAAGCAAGCTTGAAGGGCAAGTCTAACAAGCTTGAAATTCTTGGGGATCTTGTTAATCGTAAATTAAAAGGCAGCGCCGAATTTGAGATTGAGTATAAGAAAGAAGAAGATCTTTTTTTGCAGGCAGACCTAAAAAGCCCTCTTATGGAATTCGAAGGGGTGCTTTTTAAAGAAGCAAAAGCTCTTTTATTTTATGATGAAACTAAAGATTCAAAAGGAAATATCAAATTAGATGCTGAAAAAATTGAAATAGAGAACATTCCTTTACGAAACGTGGACTTAAAAATTGTTCAAAATAAAGAGGTTTGGGATACCGAAATTCGAGGGTTGATTGAAGACAGTCCTCTAACCCTCAAGGGACAGATTTTTTCAGATGATCAAAAAGATTACGAACTTTACGTTGATCTAATCGAGGGTAATCTAAAAGGAGACTCTTTTAAGCTTTTAGAGCCTTTCTCTTTAAAATTCAGTAAAAGTCAGATGCTCCTCTCCCCTCTATTTTTCTCATTTGGAAAAGCCACACTTTTTCTCTCTGCCGATTATATAGAAGGGTTTCTTCATACTTCCATGAGAGTCGACAATCTCCCGCTCAGGTTTTTGCCTTTTAAAGATTATTTCGATCAAACCCTTGAGGGACATGGGAGCGGCCATTTATCGCTATATGGCGATAAGAACTCCATGAAAGGCAATCTCGAGCTTGAACTTAAAAATGTCATCGCCATTGAAGATCTTGATAAAAAACTGCCCCCTCTCCATGCAAAAGTGACGGCAGAAATTGCAGATAACGCGGTATTTGCAAAAGCTTTTATTAATGGAGTCGGCAAAAACCCTCTAACTTTTGAAGCCGAGCTTCCTTTCCGCTTTAAACTGGACGAAAGGTTTTTTAGGATACGTAAAGAGCAGCCTTTTTCTTGCAGGATTTATGCCGATGGGCCGGTCACTCCTATTTTAGAGCTTTTCTTTGTAGATGTCACAGCTTTATCAGGGTACGGCATGATTGATGCTCTTATTGATGGGACGTGGAACAATCCGAGATTTTCCGGGAAAGCGGAGCTATCGAATGGAACTTTCGATCATTACGTTTGGGGCACAGCTTTACGAAATGTTAAAGCCGAGTTTTTGCTTGAAGGCACTAAAATTAAGCTCTCAAAGCTTAGCGGCACGGATGGTGAGTCAGGAACGCTATCCGGAAATGGAGAATTTATTCTCGATAAAGATCTAAACTATCAAGTGAACTTTGAATTAAATAAAGCTCGTCTTATAAAAATCGATGAAGCGGATGCTATCGGCTCAGGCCAACTTGTTGTCAACGGTTCAAAAAACAAAACTTCCATTAATGGAACGATCGCTTTAGAAAAAACCACATTAAGCATTCCAAAAAAAATCCCTGAGGTTTTAGATGCCGTTCCCATTCATTATGTAAATCAAAATGAAGATGAGTCTCCTCCCACCCCGGCAAGGCATGATAATTTGATGGAAGCGCCCGTGGATTTCCATATCGACCTTAAAACAGAAAAGCCCATTCTTATACTCCATGATGATCTTTACTCGGAATGGCGGGGCCATGCGTTGATTGAAGGGAAAGGGGAAAAGCCTGTGGTCAATGGAGAGCTTAAGCTGATTCAAGGAAACTATCGATTAAATGGAAAAGATTACGAATTAAGCCAAGGCAGAATTCACTTTGGCGGGAATTTAGATAAAAAAACAACCCTTTCTGTTTTGGCCTCGAAAGAAATTGAAGACTATAAAGTTGAAATACTTGTAAAAGGCAAGCTTTTAAACCCGGATATTATATTAAGGGCAAGCCCTCCTCTTTCAAGACAGCAAATCCTATCCCTAATTATCTTTGGAAGCTTTTCAAGCTCTGTAGCATCAAGCAATAGCGAAGATCAGATCGTTCAATCTTTGAGCAAACTCTCACAAGCTAATACAAGCGGCGGGGTTTTAACTAAAATTCAAAAAAATTTAGGGATTGACCATATCGAATTTCTTCATAATAATACAGCCGACGGCTCTGTCCGTTTAAGGGTCGGCAAATATATAACCCCCAACATCTGCCTTTATCTTGACCGCGGCATTAATGACGATATGAATCGGGTGGCTTTAGAAGCAAAACTTAGAAAAAATATCCGTGCCGAACTTGAAGCGCAAGATAATGGCGAAGGCCAAGTCTCTCTTTTCTGGCGAAAAAGTTATTAG
- a CDS encoding Ulp1 family isopeptidase, with the protein MLNDPLTASPSLIFFEELQTFAEKSKKEPRYQSFLQHTAKLEDTAILSRLRLDATLESEGGKLIMLVSQIRNFVKKIFVNVSLEKEEVKKLSLIEAACSLCLSRFQQAEVLTSPSLSFLSDPLNSIYSYLMQRNTIKTCEELERFLSEPIYGNTIRFLLNADYLKLKSQHLQHFIECLHALFPKKFEFIPNALVRSDIIEGRKPDELTTLHFQEKTGKEKAPLFFIPFVFPGHIVVITVSFKDKTIEYYDPKGHRPEDWYCYSDFSMKASLEMIGKNLFPEESEVKFLINNKKQQTDSHSCGILIANYIFLRVFGLEFKEISTLEFSNGDLWAIRQKMAFVMAGTFSQKTTAAKNLFIEEEVIQEPCECEDMSDELFLKFLEEFEKDFATTSDKPDEVDLKK; encoded by the coding sequence ATGTTAAATGATCCTCTTACCGCCTCTCCTTCTCTTATATTTTTTGAAGAATTGCAAACTTTTGCGGAAAAATCAAAGAAAGAACCTAGATATCAATCTTTTTTGCAACACACTGCTAAACTTGAGGACACGGCAATTTTGTCAAGGCTACGTCTAGATGCCACCCTTGAAAGCGAAGGTGGAAAACTCATAATGCTTGTCTCTCAAATTAGAAACTTTGTAAAGAAAATTTTTGTTAATGTCAGTCTCGAAAAAGAAGAGGTCAAAAAGCTTTCTTTAATTGAAGCTGCCTGCTCTCTTTGCTTAAGCCGGTTTCAACAAGCCGAAGTACTTACGTCCCCCTCGCTATCTTTTCTTTCCGACCCCTTGAACTCCATATATAGTTATCTTATGCAGAGGAACACTATTAAAACTTGTGAAGAGCTGGAAAGATTTTTATCAGAACCCATTTATGGAAATACCATTCGTTTTTTATTAAATGCTGACTATCTTAAGCTTAAAAGCCAGCATCTGCAGCATTTTATCGAATGCTTGCATGCTCTTTTTCCGAAAAAATTTGAATTTATTCCAAACGCTCTCGTTCGCTCAGACATTATTGAAGGCAGAAAACCGGATGAGCTCACAACCCTTCATTTCCAAGAAAAAACCGGAAAAGAAAAGGCCCCTTTATTTTTTATTCCCTTTGTCTTCCCCGGCCATATTGTAGTAATTACCGTTTCTTTTAAGGATAAAACAATTGAATACTATGACCCGAAAGGCCATAGACCTGAGGACTGGTATTGCTACTCAGACTTTTCTATGAAAGCCTCGCTTGAAATGATTGGAAAAAATCTTTTTCCGGAAGAAAGTGAAGTAAAATTTTTAATCAACAACAAGAAACAGCAGACAGATTCCCATAGCTGCGGTATTTTAATAGCCAACTACATTTTCCTTCGGGTGTTCGGCTTGGAGTTTAAAGAAATTTCTACCCTGGAATTTTCTAATGGGGATCTTTGGGCCATCCGACAAAAAATGGCGTTTGTCATGGCCGGCACTTTTTCTCAAAAAACAACCGCAGCTAAAAATCTTTTTATTGAAGAGGAAGTCATTCAGGAGCCTTGCGAATGTGAAGACATGAGCGATGAATTATTCTTGAAATTCCTGGAGGAGTTTGAAAAAGACTTTGCAACAACGTCTGATAAACCTGATGAAGTGGATTTAAAAAAATAA